A region of Campylobacter armoricus DNA encodes the following proteins:
- a CDS encoding M20/M25/M40 family metallo-hydrolase produces the protein MQEIIQNFKQITKIPHCSFHTEELKNFLVDFAKNQHCKVDIDEVGNIHAYKGKPKICLQSHYDMVCMGEAPNIQIYEENGYLKAKNSSLGADNGIGVSLMMQALKDFENIECLFTNNEEVGLCGANNLSHTIISNKLLNLDHENDDEVVIGCAGGVDIFADLIIDFEEKEEDCYEIEAINFKGGHSGIDIIKNIKSSIKEVSYFISQNQGELCEFSAGERINSIPKHAKTIVFFKNPPRENKYFKIKHLGKIKRKYYKNSQIILNIINAFAQGVRTFNHRLNLVQTSINLSLAYEKNGKFHFELFARSNNLEELKNIEFETLTYFKMQNCEVSSANFYPPWENKDTSFGEEILNYFKKENPKAKLYTIHAGLECGIISEKQPLECCSIGPNIYSPHSTDEKCEIASIDKISKILTNILKNYQ, from the coding sequence ATGCAAGAAATTATACAAAATTTTAAACAAATAACTAAAATACCTCATTGTAGTTTTCACACCGAAGAATTAAAAAATTTCCTTGTTGATTTTGCTAAAAATCAACACTGCAAAGTAGATATTGATGAAGTTGGAAATATACACGCATATAAAGGAAAACCAAAAATTTGCTTACAAAGTCATTATGATATGGTTTGCATGGGAGAAGCTCCGAATATACAAATATATGAAGAAAATGGATATTTAAAGGCAAAAAATTCAAGTCTAGGTGCAGATAATGGTATAGGAGTATCTTTAATGATGCAAGCTTTAAAAGATTTTGAAAATATCGAATGTCTTTTTACAAATAATGAAGAAGTTGGGCTTTGTGGAGCAAATAATCTTTCGCATACTATAATTTCAAATAAACTTTTAAATTTAGACCATGAAAACGATGATGAAGTAGTTATAGGCTGTGCAGGTGGAGTAGATATTTTTGCTGATTTGATTATAGATTTTGAAGAAAAAGAAGAAGATTGTTATGAAATAGAAGCTATTAATTTCAAAGGTGGACATTCAGGAATTGATATTATTAAAAACATCAAATCATCTATTAAAGAAGTAAGTTATTTCATATCTCAAAATCAAGGCGAACTTTGTGAATTTAGTGCGGGTGAGAGAATAAACTCTATACCAAAACACGCTAAAACAATAGTTTTTTTTAAAAACCCACCAAGAGAAAATAAGTATTTCAAAATAAAACACTTAGGTAAAATTAAAAGAAAATACTATAAAAATTCTCAAATTATTTTAAATATTATTAATGCTTTTGCACAAGGAGTTAGAACTTTTAATCATCGACTTAATTTAGTTCAAACAAGTATTAATCTTTCACTAGCTTACGAAAAAAATGGAAAATTTCACTTTGAGCTTTTTGCAAGATCTAACAATCTAGAAGAATTAAAAAATATTGAATTTGAAACCTTAACATATTTTAAAATGCAAAATTGTGAAGTTTCAAGTGCAAATTTCTATCCACCTTGGGAAAATAAAGACACTAGTTTTGGAGAAGAAATTTTAAATTATTTTAAAAAAGAAAATCCAAAAGCTAAGCTTTATACTATACATGCTGGTTTAGAATGTGGTATTATAAGCGAAAAACAACCATTAGAATGTTGCTCCATAGGACCAAATATATATAGTCCTCATTCCACTGATGAAAAATGTGAAATAGCTTCCATTGATAAAATCAGTAAAATTCTCACTAATATTTTAAAAAATTATCAATAA
- a CDS encoding aryl-sulfate sulfotransferase, producing the protein MKISKIVSVVLIASSVTAVAPSVTFAMGGPSGAKLDWQIQGKIGAVKLNPYGLSPLTAVIMDGGYKLSNVKVTIEPKPGGQVISYNVDSKRIKTYGGIPIFGLYPSYFNTVKVSYTKTAFGKSEKVVNEVYKIATSGVYIEPAGNTAQRGVPFESVEVIKVDKGFQDRLYLVNNAPGKQNGKGSQSVWNNPAGGAMEWDENSNVFIIDTKGEIRWYFDNAKLMDWNNIYNRGIMMGFHQNEDGALTWGFGQRYVKYDLMGREIFNRQLPLGYIDFSHSMDNMQNGNYLLRVASVNVKRPDGKNVRTVRDVIIEVDKDGNVVDEWRLFEILDPYRNNIIKALDQGAVCLNIDASQAGKTLSDEDLAKMDESDAFGDIAGTGIGRNWAHVNSVDYDPSDDSIIISSRHQSAIIKIGRDKKVKWILGAHKGWKDKFKNVLLQPVDSSGNKIVCDDEYSKCPGYENEEGGFDFTWTQHTAFRIDEKSDKRYIYITAFDNGDARGIEQPAFSAQKYSRAVVYKIDQNKKTVEQVWEYGKQRGNEWFSPVTSLTEYHKDKNSIVVYSATAGMSFDLSKGVSVGEPKPEIDEFKWGSKEPSVQIRFTGTNSGYQAMPIDLNKAFGIK; encoded by the coding sequence ATGAAAATTAGTAAAATTGTAAGTGTTGTATTGATTGCAAGTTCTGTTACTGCAGTAGCTCCAAGTGTAACTTTTGCTATGGGTGGGCCAAGTGGGGCAAAATTAGATTGGCAAATTCAAGGTAAAATAGGTGCTGTAAAATTAAACCCTTATGGTTTGTCGCCTCTAACAGCTGTAATTATGGATGGAGGATACAAGTTAAGTAATGTTAAAGTAACAATAGAACCAAAACCAGGTGGTCAGGTTATTTCTTATAATGTTGATTCTAAGAGAATAAAAACTTATGGGGGGATACCTATTTTTGGTCTTTATCCTTCTTATTTTAATACCGTAAAGGTTAGCTATACAAAAACTGCTTTTGGTAAAAGTGAAAAAGTTGTCAATGAAGTGTATAAAATAGCAACTTCAGGAGTTTATATAGAGCCTGCTGGAAATACTGCACAAAGGGGAGTTCCTTTTGAAAGTGTTGAAGTTATAAAAGTGGATAAAGGTTTTCAAGATAGATTGTATTTAGTTAATAACGCACCAGGAAAGCAAAATGGTAAAGGCTCTCAATCTGTTTGGAATAACCCAGCAGGTGGTGCTATGGAATGGGATGAAAATTCTAATGTTTTTATTATAGATACCAAAGGCGAAATAAGATGGTATTTTGATAATGCTAAATTAATGGATTGGAATAATATTTACAATCGTGGTATTATGATGGGTTTTCATCAAAATGAGGATGGTGCTTTAACATGGGGATTTGGTCAAAGATATGTAAAATATGATTTAATGGGTAGAGAGATTTTTAATCGTCAATTACCTTTAGGTTATATTGATTTTTCTCATTCTATGGATAATATGCAAAATGGTAATTATCTTTTAAGAGTTGCTTCTGTTAATGTGAAGCGTCCTGATGGAAAAAATGTTCGCACTGTAAGAGATGTGATTATTGAAGTAGATAAAGATGGAAATGTGGTAGATGAATGGAGGCTTTTTGAAATTTTAGATCCATATAGAAATAATATTATCAAAGCTCTTGATCAGGGTGCTGTTTGCTTAAACATAGATGCAAGTCAAGCAGGTAAAACATTAAGTGATGAAGATTTGGCTAAAATGGATGAGAGTGATGCATTTGGTGATATTGCAGGTACTGGTATAGGAAGAAACTGGGCTCATGTAAATAGTGTAGATTATGATCCAAGTGATGATAGTATAATTATATCTTCGCGTCATCAATCTGCTATTATAAAAATAGGTCGTGATAAAAAAGTTAAATGGATTTTGGGTGCACATAAGGGTTGGAAAGATAAATTTAAGAATGTGTTATTACAACCTGTTGATAGTAGTGGTAATAAAATTGTATGTGATGATGAGTATAGCAAATGTCCAGGTTATGAAAACGAGGAAGGCGGTTTTGATTTTACTTGGACCCAACATACAGCTTTTAGAATAGATGAAAAATCTGATAAACGATATATTTATATTACTGCTTTTGATAATGGTGATGCAAGAGGTATTGAACAACCTGCTTTTTCCGCTCAAAAATATAGTCGCGCAGTTGTTTATAAAATAGATCAAAATAAAAAAACAGTTGAACAAGTTTGGGAATATGGAAAACAAAGAGGTAATGAATGGTTCTCTCCTGTTACTTCTTTAACAGAGTATCATAAAGACAAAAATTCAATTGTAGTTTATAGTGCAACAGCTGGTATGAGTTTTGATTTAAGTAAAGGTGTTTCGGTTGGTGAGCCTAAGCCTGAAATTGATGAATTTAAATGGGGAAGCAAAGAACCTTCAGTGCAAATTAGATTTACTGGAACAAATTCTGGCTATCAAGCAATGCCTATTGATTTAAATAAAGCTTTTGGCATTAAATAG
- a CDS encoding anaerobic C4-dicarboxylate transporter, protein MEMLTSLSEGIQFSIQLAVVLICLFYGAKKGGIALGLLGGIGLLVLSFGFAVAPGKPSIDVMLTILAVVVASATLQASGGLDVMLQIAERVLRKNPKFLTILAPFVTCILTMLCGTGHVVYTMMPIIYDIAIKNGIRPERPMAASSISSQLGIIASPVSVAVVSLTALLLNPEINKHPLAGFDGYVDLLAITIPSTLVGVLAIGIFSWFRGKDLDKDADFQTRIKDPEQREYIYGDSKTLLGQKLPTIQWIAMWIFLGAIAIVAILGAFPELRPQFTSKGVTKPMNMVAVIQMFMLLAGAALIIFTKLDASKIAKNEIFKSGMIALVAVFGISWMADTMFAVHTPMMKESLGNIVIEHPWTYAVMLLLISKFVNSQAAAIAAFVPLALGIGVEPGIIIAFAAACYGYYILPTYPSDLATIQFDRSGTTKIGKFVINHSFILPGLIGVIVSCIAGYFLALSAGYL, encoded by the coding sequence ATGGAAATGCTTACTAGCCTTAGTGAAGGCATTCAATTTAGTATCCAACTAGCCGTAGTACTCATTTGTCTTTTTTACGGGGCGAAAAAAGGAGGTATTGCTCTAGGTTTATTAGGCGGTATAGGTTTATTAGTTTTAAGTTTTGGTTTTGCTGTAGCACCTGGAAAACCCTCCATTGATGTTATGCTTACTATCTTAGCTGTTGTTGTTGCAAGTGCAACATTACAAGCTAGCGGTGGTTTAGATGTAATGTTGCAAATTGCAGAAAGAGTTTTAAGAAAAAATCCTAAATTTTTAACCATCTTAGCACCTTTTGTAACTTGTATTTTAACCATGCTTTGCGGAACCGGACATGTTGTTTATACCATGATGCCTATTATTTATGACATTGCTATTAAAAACGGCATACGCCCAGAAAGACCAATGGCTGCTTCTAGTATTTCTTCTCAGCTTGGTATCATCGCAAGCCCTGTTTCAGTTGCTGTTGTAAGCTTAACAGCACTACTTTTAAATCCAGAAATTAACAAACATCCTTTAGCAGGTTTTGATGGTTATGTAGATTTACTTGCTATTACTATACCTTCTACTTTAGTAGGTGTTTTAGCTATAGGAATTTTTTCTTGGTTTAGAGGAAAAGATCTTGATAAAGATGCAGATTTTCAAACTAGAATCAAAGATCCAGAACAAAGAGAATACATCTATGGTGATAGCAAAACTCTTCTTGGTCAAAAACTTCCAACTATTCAATGGATAGCTATGTGGATTTTCCTAGGTGCTATTGCAATAGTAGCTATACTTGGAGCCTTCCCAGAGCTTAGACCTCAATTTACTTCAAAAGGCGTTACTAAACCTATGAATATGGTCGCAGTAATTCAAATGTTTATGCTTTTAGCGGGTGCAGCGTTGATTATATTTACCAAACTTGATGCAAGCAAAATTGCAAAAAATGAAATATTCAAATCAGGTATGATAGCTTTAGTAGCTGTTTTTGGAATTTCTTGGATGGCAGATACTATGTTTGCAGTGCATACTCCTATGATGAAAGAATCTTTAGGAAATATCGTTATAGAACACCCTTGGACTTATGCAGTTATGCTTTTATTAATTTCTAAATTTGTTAATTCTCAAGCAGCAGCAATTGCAGCATTTGTCCCGCTTGCACTAGGAATTGGTGTTGAGCCAGGCATTATCATTGCTTTTGCAGCAGCTTGTTATGGATATTATATTTTACCAACTTATCCAAGCGATCTTGCAACTATACAATTTGATAGATCAGGCACTACAAAAATTGGAAAATTTGTTATAAATCATAGCTTTATTTTACCAGGTTTAATCGGTGTTATCGTTTCTTGTATAGCTGGATATTTCTTAGCTTTAAGTGCAGGATATTTATAA
- a CDS encoding flagellin: MKIGDIGTTQQNHYVNQAQKNQEKALENIAAMRAIDGTDGSNLAIADSLRSQYNTIDQGILNAYDSIGVLQIADSTLNNISATADKLNELSIRSNNAALNDRQKSMLNTEANKLVTSINDAFSNATFNGKNVFQSMDFVVGTGVENINLNQPSTANLSLDNQEGIRSFQDQIGSLRADIGAGINAINSNINSSLQTSINTKDAESKLQNNDLAQNINDFNANYLKENAFLFANAHSNVVLQTKLASLLQ; the protein is encoded by the coding sequence ATGAAAATAGGCGACATAGGAACAACTCAACAAAATCATTATGTAAATCAAGCTCAAAAAAATCAAGAAAAAGCATTAGAAAATATAGCCGCAATGCGTGCTATTGATGGAACCGATGGATCAAATTTAGCCATAGCGGACTCTTTAAGAAGCCAATACAACACTATAGATCAAGGTATTTTAAATGCTTATGATTCAATAGGAGTTTTGCAAATTGCTGATTCAACTTTGAATAATATATCAGCTACCGCAGATAAGCTTAATGAACTTTCAATACGCTCAAATAATGCTGCTTTAAACGATAGACAAAAAAGTATGTTAAATACTGAAGCAAACAAACTTGTAACTTCTATCAATGATGCATTTTCTAATGCAACTTTTAATGGAAAAAATGTTTTCCAAAGTATGGATTTTGTTGTTGGTACTGGAGTAGAAAACATTAATTTAAACCAGCCAAGCACTGCAAATTTAAGCCTTGATAATCAAGAAGGAATTCGTAGTTTCCAAGATCAAATAGGCTCATTGCGTGCAGATATTGGGGCTGGAATTAATGCTATTAATTCTAATATCAATTCATCTTTACAAACCAGTATTAACACTAAAGATGCTGAAAGCAAATTACAAAATAATGATTTAGCACAAAATATCAATGATTTTAATGCAAATTATCTTAAAGAAAATGCATTTTTATTTGCAAATGCACACTCAAATGTAGTATTACAAACCAAGCTAGCAAGTTTGCTTCAGTAA
- the cmoB gene encoding tRNA 5-methoxyuridine(34)/uridine 5-oxyacetic acid(34) synthase CmoB — MQNNALLKQVLKNSLYKKIQELGIKIQNSNYFINESFDIFCDKKLDNEIKDIALELKPWRKGPFRINDLFIDTEWQSFIKFNILKNYMPCIKDKIVADIGCNNGYYMFKMLEFNPLKIIGFDPSIKYYLQFLLLNSIAKTPLQYELLGVADVPDYHIKFDVIFCLGVIYHRSDPIAMLKQLKQSLNKNGIVFLDTMYIEDEREIALIPQKTYSKIPNIFFIPSILGLRNWCYRAGFSEFEVLATKQTDQIEQRKTEWIDSYSLDQFLDQNDSNLTCEGYEAPKRVYVKLKV, encoded by the coding sequence ATGCAAAATAATGCTTTGTTAAAGCAAGTTTTAAAAAACTCTTTATATAAAAAAATTCAAGAACTTGGTATAAAAATACAAAACTCAAATTATTTTATAAATGAAAGTTTTGACATCTTTTGTGATAAAAAATTAGATAATGAGATTAAAGACATTGCTTTAGAATTAAAACCTTGGCGTAAAGGTCCTTTTAGAATTAATGATTTATTTATAGACACAGAATGGCAAAGTTTTATTAAATTTAATATCTTAAAAAATTATATGCCTTGTATCAAAGACAAAATAGTAGCAGATATTGGGTGCAACAATGGTTATTATATGTTTAAGATGCTTGAATTTAATCCTTTAAAAATTATAGGATTTGATCCATCTATTAAGTATTATTTGCAATTTTTACTTTTAAATTCTATTGCAAAAACTCCATTGCAATATGAACTTTTAGGTGTAGCTGATGTTCCAGATTATCACATTAAATTTGATGTTATTTTTTGCCTTGGAGTGATTTATCATCGTAGTGATCCTATAGCTATGCTAAAACAACTCAAACAATCCCTAAATAAAAATGGTATAGTTTTCTTAGATACTATGTATATAGAAGATGAAAGAGAAATAGCACTCATTCCTCAAAAAACTTACTCAAAAATACCAAATATTTTTTTTATTCCGTCGATATTAGGTTTAAGAAATTGGTGTTATAGGGCCGGATTTAGTGAATTTGAAGTTCTAGCAACTAAACAAACTGATCAAATTGAACAAAGAAAAACAGAGTGGATAGACTCATATTCTTTAGATCAATTTTTAGATCAAAATGACTCAAATTTAACATGCGAAGGATATGAAGCACCAAAAAGAGTATATGTTAAATTAAAGGTGTAA
- the dsbI gene encoding protein-disulfide oxidoreductase DsbI, which yields MQKFFIDIMSTWQNTRFPWVLMIVVTAGLTFIAHFLFQEYLFMEPCEQCVYIRFAMLVMAFGGILALINPKNDILKIFAYTFGFWGIWLGIEYCILLNTIHEVVHSENPFGGVDGCREIPLYPFNLALHEWLPGWFLPTGECGMDTPVVPEEAYGTLNAFQKFFVGTPPDLEDGLYSNGWYLIPSIKFMNMAIACLIAFCCCLVALGFMFIGYILSNSKARIYAGVVIVLVVLLKFLGEPNTEITLISLM from the coding sequence ATGCAAAAGTTTTTTATTGATATTATGAGTACATGGCAAAATACTAGGTTTCCTTGGGTTTTAATGATAGTTGTAACCGCAGGCCTTACTTTTATAGCTCATTTTTTATTTCAAGAATACCTTTTTATGGAGCCTTGTGAGCAATGTGTTTATATTCGTTTTGCAATGCTTGTAATGGCATTTGGTGGAATTTTAGCCTTAATAAATCCAAAAAATGATATTTTAAAAATTTTTGCTTATACTTTTGGTTTTTGGGGGATTTGGCTTGGTATAGAATATTGTATATTGCTTAATACCATTCACGAAGTAGTTCATTCTGAAAATCCTTTTGGAGGCGTAGATGGGTGTAGAGAAATTCCTTTATATCCTTTTAATCTAGCATTACACGAATGGCTTCCTGGCTGGTTTTTACCAACAGGTGAGTGTGGAATGGATACTCCTGTTGTTCCAGAAGAAGCATATGGAACTTTAAATGCTTTTCAGAAGTTTTTTGTTGGAACTCCTCCTGATTTGGAAGATGGGCTTTATAGTAATGGCTGGTATTTAATACCAAGTATTAAATTTATGAATATGGCTATAGCTTGTTTAATAGCTTTTTGTTGTTGTTTAGTTGCTTTAGGTTTTATGTTTATAGGTTATATATTATCAAATTCTAAAGCTAGAATTTATGCTGGAGTTGTTATTGTTTTGGTTGTTTTGCTAAAATTTTTAGGTGAACCAAATACTGAAATAACTTTAATTTCTTTAATGTAA
- a CDS encoding thiol:disulfide interchange protein DsbA/DsbL, whose protein sequence is MDISKFFLKFTAIMAFVFGVSANALSEGKEYIVLKTPIPNAQNSLIEIFSYRCIHCYNHHQFHTLAKVKEALPNLKYDLFSVSSMSEYGGVLNEMFALASFKEKALGKDAASNDSLTYKLADVYFVSHFEQKINLSDLDFFYKIGLNAIGVSKEELEKFLQTKEAKEILVAYDVANDISRNYGTPAFVVNGKYQINPEYITSLEELIRIVDELSKN, encoded by the coding sequence ATGGATATATCAAAATTTTTTTTAAAATTTACAGCTATTATGGCCTTTGTTTTTGGTGTAAGTGCAAATGCACTTAGCGAAGGTAAAGAGTATATTGTTTTAAAAACACCTATCCCAAATGCACAAAATTCTTTGATTGAAATTTTTTCTTATCGTTGTATTCATTGTTACAACCATCATCAATTTCATACTTTGGCAAAGGTTAAAGAAGCTTTACCAAATTTAAAATATGATCTTTTTTCGGTTAGTTCTATGAGTGAATATGGTGGAGTTTTAAATGAAATGTTTGCTCTAGCTTCTTTTAAGGAAAAAGCTTTAGGTAAAGATGCTGCAAGTAATGATAGTTTGACTTATAAATTAGCTGATGTTTATTTTGTAAGTCATTTTGAACAAAAGATAAATTTAAGTGATCTTGATTTTTTTTATAAAATTGGTTTGAATGCTATTGGTGTTAGTAAAGAAGAGTTAGAGAAATTTTTACAAACCAAAGAAGCTAAAGAAATATTAGTAGCTTATGATGTGGCTAATGATATTTCAAGAAATTACGGAACACCTGCTTTTGTAGTAAATGGAAAATATCAAATAAACCCTGAATATATTACTTCTTTAGAAGAGTTGATTCGTATTGTTGATGAATTAAGTAAAAATTAA
- a CDS encoding thermonuclease family protein, which produces MKFSKKQINLIIDFIKDPKKFLIIIFLITFAYVLNYDNNSYIKAKISHVIDGDTVEVFYKDERIIIRLFGIDAPEKDQAYGKLASRFLSSIVLNKEVILSVKDEDKYGRILAIMYLNNKDINQVMVKNGFAWAYEYYSDLYLNEQKQAKKDKKGLWEDENPIEPYKWRKQIKLQGM; this is translated from the coding sequence ATGAAATTTTCTAAAAAACAAATTAATCTTATAATAGATTTTATAAAAGATCCTAAAAAATTTCTAATTATAATTTTTTTGATTACCTTTGCTTATGTTTTAAATTATGATAACAACTCTTATATTAAAGCTAAAATAAGCCATGTGATAGATGGGGACACTGTAGAGGTTTTTTATAAAGACGAGAGAATTATAATTAGACTTTTTGGTATCGATGCCCCAGAAAAAGATCAAGCTTATGGAAAACTTGCTAGTCGATTTTTAAGTTCTATCGTGTTAAATAAAGAAGTGATTTTAAGTGTAAAAGATGAGGATAAATATGGTAGAATTTTAGCTATTATGTATTTAAACAATAAAGACATAAATCAAGTTATGGTTAAAAATGGTTTTGCTTGGGCTTATGAATATTATAGCGATTTATATTTAAATGAACAAAAACAAGCCAAAAAAGATAAAAAGGGATTGTGGGAAGATGAAAATCCTATAGAGCCATATAAATGGCGCAAGCAAATAAAATTGCAAGGAATGTAA
- a CDS encoding thiol:disulfide interchange protein DsbA/DsbL gives MTFLQKIISVAILAFGVSANALSEGKEYITLKTPIIGGGNENSLIEIFSYRCTHCYDHHKFNTLAKVKAKLPNLRYEIFPVSSMGDYGKQANELFAYAAAKDKISNTDVTTKESLSHKLADAYFTAYFKKKQRWGAGKDPEGFYAVGLKAIGITKAELDEFLSTSQAQEILKSYEVANDISRNYGTPAFVVNGKYQIIPQAITSPEVLVKIVEELIKK, from the coding sequence ATGACTTTTTTACAGAAAATCATTAGTGTTGCTATTTTAGCTTTTGGTGTAAGTGCAAATGCGCTTAGTGAAGGTAAAGAGTATATCACTCTTAAAACTCCTATAATAGGGGGGGGGAATGAAAATTCTCTAATAGAGATTTTTTCTTATCGTTGTACCCATTGTTATGATCATCATAAGTTTAATACTTTGGCGAAGGTCAAAGCAAAACTCCCAAACTTAAGATATGAAATTTTCCCAGTTAGCTCAATGGGGGATTATGGCAAACAAGCCAATGAACTTTTTGCTTATGCTGCTGCAAAAGATAAAATATCAAATACGGATGTAACTACAAAAGAAAGTTTGAGCCATAAACTCGCAGATGCTTACTTTACGGCTTATTTTAAGAAAAAACAAAGATGGGGTGCTGGAAAAGATCCTGAAGGTTTTTATGCTGTAGGTTTAAAAGCAATAGGTATTACTAAAGCAGAGCTTGATGAATTTTTATCAACTTCTCAAGCACAAGAAATTTTAAAATCATATGAAGTAGCTAATGATATTTCAAGAAATTACGGAACACCTGCTTTTGTAGTAAATGGAAAATATCAAATCATTCCTCAGGCAATAACTTCTCCAGAAGTTTTGGTAAAAATCGTTGAAGAATTGATTAAAAAGTAG
- a CDS encoding YbgC/FadM family acyl-CoA thioesterase: MKIRIYYEDTDAGGVVYHSNYLKFCERARSEIFFKKQIAIFNKDNGHFLLTKANCNFLKPAKLGDIIEIKTFITKIKKASVCIKQEIYKKNSKLFEAEITLAFLKSEKVTPMDEAIVKIFTDLVKEQNPSLVSE, encoded by the coding sequence ATGAAAATACGAATTTATTATGAAGATACAGATGCAGGTGGAGTAGTATATCATAGTAATTACTTGAAATTTTGCGAAAGAGCAAGAAGTGAAATATTTTTTAAAAAACAAATAGCTATTTTTAATAAAGATAATGGGCATTTTTTGCTTACAAAAGCAAATTGTAACTTCTTAAAACCAGCAAAACTTGGCGATATTATCGAAATAAAAACTTTTATCACTAAAATCAAAAAAGCTTCAGTTTGCATTAAACAAGAAATTTATAAAAAAAATTCTAAGCTTTTTGAAGCTGAAATCACTTTAGCTTTTTTGAAAAGTGAAAAAGTAACTCCTATGGATGAAGCTATAGTTAAAATTTTTACTGATCTTGTAAAGGAGCAAAACCCAAGCCTTGTGAGCGAATAA